NNNNNNNNNNNNNNNNNNNNNNNNNNNNNNNNNNNNNNNNNNNNNNNNNNNNNNNNNNNNNNNNNNNNNNNNNNNNNNNNNNNNNNNNNNNNNNNNNNNNNNNNNNNNNNNNNNNNNNNNNNNNNNNNNNNNNNNNNNNNNNNNNNNNNNNNNNNNNNNNNNNNNNNNNNNNNNNNNNNNNNNNNNNNNNNNNNNNNNNNNNNNNNNNNNNNNNNNNNNNNNNNNNNNNNNNNNNNNNNNNTCCCTAACATACAGATAGTGTCCGGGGTGACATGCAAACCCGATACTAGTTGAAAGGGGAGCATGTACCAGGGTCAACTATTTCCCCTGCTTAGGaatgtaatattttctaaaatctaTTCTACTCCtatttcctaatttattaaaaaacactttatttccactttatttctttattactcGATAATATTATTGTACCTggattatgtttattattattatatctatattaaGTTTTGTTTCTTCTGCCaaatcttattttctttttttattttacatctggTCCCATATTAGAATTGAATATGACATAAATGTGATAGTGAATCAGAAGCTGACCAATCACAAACAGATTTTTGGGATGTAGATAGATCAGTCCAGAATACACAAGTCATTTCATATGTGCAAATGATCAATCAAATCAAAATCATGCTAACTTTCTATCTGGGGAAGACTATTGGAAAGGCTAAATATGATGTGTATGGAGTGGTTTGAGACTTTCCcacataaaattacaatttactaGACCTAAGGATGCATTTTTGGCTAATAAAGGAAACTGCAGACACTTTCTACTGCCAGCTAATGAGTAatcttagggaaaaaaaaagtcttcagctataaaacaaaaacatttaccattttacaACTCTTCTTATTTGGCCCTTTCATTTGCATAGCTAGAACTGATTTCAATCAAAATGCTTTAATTATGGATTATGTGATCAGTTGTAAATCAgatctatgtatatattttaatacagtgGTAGAAAGAAAATGCATTCCTATTATCTGCAATACAAGGTCACAGGGACATAACACATACCAGCTGTATTTATACTGGCAGGTTATCCTGGTTAGTCGAGCAAAGAACACGTCAGTATACTTTTGTATGCACATTACAGGTCAGTAATGGTATCTCACCtctcttttttttagcaatatcaAAACATCTAGAAATAGCAGAAGTATAAAAAGACCACTCCAATCAAGGTAATGAAAATCAGATCTGTAGAATAAACCACTAAACAGGATATATAAAGTGATCTTGTTACTTACTGGTCCATATGAATTTCCCAGTATGCCTTGCGGGTGACATTGAGGTAGTTAAAACTTCCAGTGTAATACTTGGGATCTGTACCACCTAGTAAAAGTTCGCCACCGGGCTGGGATTCTGGGTCCCTAAAAGAAGAAGATTAAAAGAGGGTCCATGGCCAATGCATTTTGAATTGCAAGATAATAAACTGTTTAATGCATATTACACCATTTAAAATACATCATTTGAAGGCATGCAAAGCAAAAATGTCAGCATGTGATTAAATGTACCCATTACGTACCTTGTGTTACAAATGGAAAACACAACGCTTTCCAATTAAACTAATCTACCCTGTATGCCGTCTTGTTTCCTTCCTGTAGATATCCTCAAATGGTTATTTATATCTTGTGTGCAGTTGTCCAAGCAGAATAAAAACTATTCTTCTGCACAGGGAGGACAAAAGTAGTCATCCATCTCTGGACAATGTAATGGAATAAGAACAATCACTCTGCCAGGTGCAACTAAAACAGTGACATGGATGCAGAGTAAATGTAATAAGCATTGCTGTGTCCTGCTAAGGAGTATAATGACACAAAATAAGATTTCTAGCTAAGCTAGCAAAAAGGTGGGCCTGTTCCACACATAGGTATTCTTACACTATTTATTTAGCCTTTAAGTGTCTGAGGCTGCTGTACTAAAAGctactattactattttattactatttatagcTACTGTACTATTTTATTGTCTTATGTTTTGGTAAATACATGCCACACCATCTCACAGAAATCACAAATGCCTGAACTAATGTAACGGTTAtcaatgttttcaaaatattCTGTATCTGATCCATGTCTAGGAATAGTAAAAGTAGGTATTTGgcttaaaataaaacatcaggAAAAATCATAATGCCAGGATCTGCATTATATGCCCCATAAATAAACCCAGCTCTACTGCATGAGATACAAGAATTCCTCATTTGTACAATACCTATTTAAGTAGAAGGAGAATATGTTGTTTTCTACCAGTTTCTGCTGCATAATGCTATCAAACACAGGTGTAACGCCATCAACAGAGATTCTTGGGTACGCCATTCCCAATATGCCATCGAATTTGGCTGCAATAAAGGTAATGCCAGGCTGCTTTATGGCTTCCCCGAAGAGCTGCCCTTTCACGGCCAAGTTGCCAATCTGAAGTAAAGAGacaatgtaataaacattattattttttctaagaactataaaaatctaacaaattaacaaaaatcTAGTGATAATTAATTAATTGTCTAACCTTTTCTAGGACAAAGAAAAGCTGAGTGTGATGCCTTAGaattttctataaagaaaagcAATAACCTATTTGATTATTCTGGAACAGATAAGAATCCACTTCTAGATCTTACCGTCACAGTGTCCTGACTCAGGTACCCAGACAAGCTCCCGCTGCCATACTGGATGGAGAAATCTGTTCCGTTCTTGACATAGGTAGAGGATTTGGAAGAGTCGTATTTGTGGTGTAATACTGGAAAAGGATACTCTGTATTAAAATCAAACATTACCCAACCATTGTGCAATGAATGATCTTAGGTACCAATATGTATCAATTGTAATgagaatttataatatatatattaagcttGCTGTGAGGAATTGCTCCTAACTTGCAGCAGTTCAAATGAGGCAGCACATAATTTCTCAGCAAAGTTCAGGCTCTTGCCGGAGTACTTTATTTAAGCCCAGAGATGCCAGTAACACAAcgttacaaaacaacaaaacatagcCATCTGGGCCACTAACTACCTTGGGTAAATGCTTCTTTGACAGCTCCCTAAAGTCTGCCGCTGATCCTTCTAAATCAAGCACCTGTGCTCTAAAGCTCCAGAAGAAGACCCAGACATGGACTGGATGGCCAAGGATGGCACCCCAACTcttccttggccggctccagtACCCTATAAACGGGCTTTCCACAAAAGCCAACTGTCTTGCGGAATAATAAACATATTCCTGGAgccatttaataaacaaaacaccTTAGCCTGGGTGCTATATACACCCCATCGGAGACCTTCCCAGCCAAGACATGGGACACAGTCACAATTTATATCTTGTTCAGCAATTCCCAGATTCCTAGTTGATgtcaaaaacaaagtaaaaaaaacaaaaacaaacagcagcAATAGAACtatgtgaataatttttttttctgatgtcttAAAAGGTTTAGCATGGTTGTTGAAGTAAATTAGTTTCCTGGTAACTTAATTTCTAGGAATCTTTCAGGACAGTACTAATGAGAAACTGGCTCCAACACCTAAACAGGAAACGCAAGGCTCCCATGATATCAATAACGTGTCTCATATTGTCAgctacagttataaaaaaaaaaaaaaagtacggaAAGACATATcatgttatgtttactttatataaaccaGGAACAACATGCCACAATCCTGTTCTGTTTTTCAACTACAGGAGAACTGATGAACCAGATTGGGGAGCTGCAAatcattttcaacattacaagaataagtaGAGTTCAATGTGANNNNNNNNNNNNNNNNNNNNNNNNNNNNNNNNNNNNNNNNNNNNNNNNNNNNNNNNNNNNNNNNNNNNNNNNNNNNNNNNNNNNNNNNNNNNNNNNNNNNNNNNNNNNNNNNNNNNNNNNNNNNNNNNNNNNNNNNNNNNNNNNNNNNNNNNNNNNNNNNNNNNNNNNNNNNNNNNNNNNNNNNNNNNNNNNNNNNNNNNNNNNNNNNNNNNNNNNNNNNNNNNNNNNNNNNNNNNNNNNNNNNNNNNNNNNNNNNNNNNNNNNNNNNNNNNNNNNNNNNNNNNNNNNNNNNNNNNNNNNNNNNNNNNNNNNNNNNNNNNNNNNNNNNNNNNNNNNNNNNNNNNNNNNNNNNNNNNNNNNNNNNNNNNNNNNNNNNNNNNNNNNNNNNNNNNNNNNNNNNNNNNNNNNNNNNNNNNNNNNNNNNNNNNNNNNNNNNNNNNNNNNNNNNNNNNNNNNNNNNNNNNNNNNNNNNNNNNNNNNNNNNNNNNNNNNNNNNNNNNNNNNNNNNNNNNNNNNNNNNNNNNNNNNNNNNNNNNNNNNNNNNNNNNNNNNNNNNNNNNNNNNNNNNNNNNNNNNNNNNNNNNNNNNNNNNNNNNNNNNNNNNNNNNNNNNNNNNNNNNNNNNNNNNNNNNNNNNgctcctccaatgacctactaatgacttcctcacatgcacaactgcaagacttttctagagctgcccgattctctggaatggtcttcctcgtcttattcatCCTGCtcctactgctcatttaaaatagcactcaaacccattttttcaagcttgcctagccatcttttttgtcttttaaaagcCTCACTACTTCtctccattacatatctcccctcctattgtgtgttacttcccccaacctcctagattgtaagctcttcaggggagggtgctctcctcctccttctgtgtcactgtctgtatctgtctgtcatttgcaacccccatttaatttacagcgctgcataatatgttagcactatataaatcctgtttattaataataaatgttgtgatatttaGGATTAAAAAGAGACCCATGATATCAAACACTACCATGTGTGTCTTGGCACAGTaatatcacaaaaaaattttGCAGCCCTGGCTGAAGATCTCCctagaaataaaacacatataccaTGAATGGGGCCAGAAGTTACTATAAATACAGGTCCTCCTAAAACATCtaattatataaaacacaaatgacaaaacaatataattataCAAGTAGCATGTACACACCAGAACGTAGAAATGTGTCTTTAGGAGcttgaaatttaataaaattgacatttttattatttattttattgaaactaTGTCAAAATTATGACACAGAATTGCACAGCAGTGCAGGTATCCAAGTATGATTACTGCATATAGTCTTACTTAGCCACTATGGTATGTGTATAAAGAAGTAGCTTTACACAATATATTCTCAAATAAGTGAGGGTCATAGTATTCCAGACAAATATAGCCCCTAGCATAAGCTGATATTTACAAAGTTGGCCTCATCAAGTCTCCTGGATATATAGAGCTCCAAGGTGTAAAGGCAAAACAGCAACCCTGAGTTTAGCAGAAAAACAGCCTGGAGCTTTTAATTAGTGGTGTTAGGACGTTCCAACACCTGGAAGGGAGAAACACCCAGGAagcaaaaaaccaaaacaaacaggaaaaacacCTGAGAAGTAACAGGaaaattatttatctattttaagtaaaaaaaaaaatgacttctgaAATGATGAAACACTATTTAAAAGTCAGATTCATTACTACTTCCATTTCTTCgtaaaaatatattgtacctgcataacaagaaacaaaatatCGATCATGAAGGGAAGATGCAATTTCTCAAAAGGGAATGATAATCCCTTACATCACCTGGTATATATTCTATAAGCAGGTTTTTAACCTTCTGGCTATTAGAACACTAGGCTATGTCAGCAAAGATCAAACAGTGGACCCCCGTCTGTACAATATACAGATAGTTCATGACATGCTTTTTCTGTATGTCATACAACATAACCAATGTGATAGCATTTATGGCTCTGGCCAGGGCACCCCagagcagggtcaagagaaggaccctgcttggggtgagGGGCACACAGACCAAAAAcgaggaccatgtctcccgtataaaTTGCAGTCTCAGGGCAGTGGGCctggtctctggacacaacccacccactctgccatcgcagactcagacctgcgatgtgagtgggtgggttttggcatggcgacatcactctgggggaagtttcttccccttttaagtgacacatggctccctgcacatgcgcggccTGGAGTCCGTAAATTCAGTGATCTGTGAGCTCCAAAtggttgaggaccactgctatAGATAACACCTACGTACTGTACTTTATGTGAGTCAGCCTGGGAGCTTTTNNNNNNNNNNNNNNNNNNNNNNNNNNNNNNNNNNNNNNNNNNNNNNNNNNNNNNNNNNNNNNNNNNNNNNNNNNNNNNNNNNNNNNNNNNNNNNNNNNNNNNNNNNNNNNNNNNNNNNNNNNNNNNNNNNNNNNNNNNNNNNNNNNNNNNNNNNNNNNNNNNNNNNNNNNNNNNNNNNNNNNNNNNNNNNNNNNNNNNNNNNNNNNNNNNNNNNNNNNNNNNNNNNNNNNNNNNNNNNNNNNNNNNNNNNNNNNNNNNNNNNNNNNNNNNNNNNNNNNNNNNNNNNNNNNNNNNNNNNNNNNNNNNNNNNNNNNNNNNNNNNNNNNNNNNNNNNNNNNNNNNNNNNNNNNNNNNNNNNNNNNNNNNNNNNNNNNNNNNNNNNNNNNNNNNNNNNNNNNNNNNNNNNNNNNNNNNNNNNNNNNNNNNNNNNNNNNNNNNNNNNNNNNNNNNNNNNNNNNNNNNNNNNNNNNNNNNNNNNNNNNNNNNNNNNNNNNNNNNNNNNNNNNNNNNNNNNNNNNNNNNNNNNNNNNNNNNNNNNNNNNNNNNNNNNNNNNNNNNNNNNNNNNNNNNNNNNNNNNNNNNNNNNNNNNNNNNNNNNNNNNNNNNNNNNNNNNNNNNNNNNNNNNNNNNNNNNNNNNNNNNNNNNNNNNNNNNNNNNNNNNNNNNNNNNNNNNNNNNNNNNNNNNNNNNNNNNNNNNNNNNNNNNNNNNNNNNNNNNNNNNNNNNNNNNNNNNNNNNNNNNNNNNNNNNNNNNNNNNNNNNNNNNNNNNNNNNNNNNNNNNNNNNNNNNNNNNNNNNNNNNNNNNNNNNNNNNNNNNNNNNNNNNNNNNNAAAAACACACACTAATGGGCAACTGAGGTAATTTAGAACAATGAAATTAGTTAGGAAAGTAAAGAAATCAACTTTTATTACACAATTGTAGTAAAATGGTACTCACAGCAGGCAATGTCCAGCAGGGAGCAATGGATGGAGGGCACCCAAAGGTTGGATGATCCGGTGTCAAACACCACTGTAAATATCTGTGGAGGGGTTCCAATGCCAATCTCACCATAGTACTGAGCCTAGAAATGAGAGGTGTTAAAAATACAACACTGGATCATTATTTTAGCCAATCTCTTTATAAACATGCGTGAGAAAAAGTTTGCAGTGGCTAAAAGCAAACTTTAAGCaagagaaacatggaggctgccggAGAAGGACAATACCTTCTGGACATCacgtatttatatagtgcctgcATACTAAAGGGTCCAAAGTCATCATTACCTGTCCTTCTaatatctctaccatagtcaaAGTAAAGGATGTATTGACCCAAAACATAGTCATTTTGGGGGGGAAGTCAATGGGTTcaccagtattttttttgtgacttgggaaaaaaaaaaagaaaaggccaaGGAAATCCACTCAAACATAAGGAAGACACTATGTAGATAATGTCTATGTAATGATAATGTCACATAGAACCATAATGCTGCAAGGTGAGAGTGCTACCAACAGGGCTACTGTACAAATCAGGCTTTGGTTTAACTTTAGTCAATGGCCTGACACAGCTATAATAAGGATTTCTGATGTTGCCCTCACATTCCCAATCAGCTTAGGATGGGCAAACACTGGTGGATGGACCACAACCAGGATAAACAATCAATATCACCTAACATCGATCATTAACCTGGTTACCACCATGCACCCATTACCTAGGAGAGCCAATGTGTGAGGGTCccctaattttaataaaaaagcatcaTATTCAAAGTTTTATCAAATTGATCTAATCTTATAGAAAAGTCTTTTAATGTATTGCAAGCTTGTACCAAGTTAGTGACTACAGTTATGTTCAAAAAAAGTGTCCTACTCACATCTAGATAATTCTTCAGAGTTTCTGGAGTGGGGTCTCCTTGTGGTGGAAATCCAGGGTAATATTTGTTGAAGCCTTCATCTCCAATTAACTTCTTCAAATCCCCAGCAGACTGAGTAAATGTCCTCCGTATGGAAGTGAATTTTGTCAGAGGAATCCTGGAAAGATGGCAGTTCTTTAATAATTGTTCAATCAGCTTTAGTTTCACATTTAACAACAGGCCATTCTTTTGTGTTGTATTGAGTACGTGTATACCTACTAACCAACATAAACACAGGGCCAAAGTATGGGTAACTTATTGTGTAGTATTGTGGTAAGTCACGTTTTATATCAAGGGGATCACTTAGCACTTCAGGGACTGCGTTGGCTGCTTGCAGGGTAAATTGAAgtacaaacattaaacacaaatTTGCTCTTCTTGACGtctttaacatggaggaacctttgatATGAGTTataggccttcagggaacccctggtataattaccaTTTCCANNNNNNNNNNNNNNNNNNNNNNNNNNNNNNNNNNNNNNNNNNNNNNNNNNNNNNNNNNNNNNNNNNNNNNNNNNNNNNNNNNNNNNNNNNNNNNNNNNNNNNNNNNNNNNNNNNNNNNNNNNNNNNNNNNNNNNNNNNNNNNNNNNNNNNNNNNNNNNNNNNNNNNNNNNNNNNNNNNNNNNNNNNNNNNNNNNNNNNNNNNNNNNNNNNNNNNNNNNNNNNNNNNNNNNNNNNNNNNNNNNNNNNNNNNNNNNNNNNNNNNNNNNNNNNNNNNNNNNNNNNNNNNNNNNNNNNNNNNNNNNNNNNNNNNNNNNNNNNNNNNNNNNNNNNNNNNNNNNNNNNNNNNNNNNNNNNNNNNNNNNNNNNNNNNNNNNNNNNNNNNNNNNNNNNNNNNNNNNNNNNNNNNNNNNNNNNNNNNNNNNNNNNNNNNNNNNNNNNNNNNNNNNNNNNNNNNNNNNNNNNNNNNNNNNNNNNNNNNNNNNNNNNNNNNNNNNNNNNNNNNNNNNNNNNNNNNNNNNNNNNNNNNNNNNNNNNNNNNNNNNNNNNNNNNNNNNNNNNNNNNNNNNNNNNNNNNNNNNNNNNNNNNNNNNNNNNNNNNNNNNNNNNNNNNNNNNNNNNNNNNNNNNNNNNNNNNNNNNNNNNNNNNNNNNNNNNNNNNNNNNNNNNNNNNNNNNNNNNNNNNNNNNNNNNNNNNNNNNNNNNNNNNNNNNNNNNNNNNNNNNNNNNNNNNNNNNNNNNNNNNNNNNNNNNNNNNNNNNNNNNNNNNNNNNNNNNNNNNNNNNNNNNNNNNNNNNNNNNNNNNNNNNNNNNNNNNNNNNNNNNNNNNNNNNNNNNNNNNNNNNNNNNNNNNNNNNNNNNNNNNNNNNNNNNNNNNNNNNNNNNNNNNNNNNNNNNNNNNNNNNNNNNNNNNNNNNNNNNNNNNNNNNNNNNNNNNNNNNNNNNNNNNNNNNNNNNNNNNNNNNNNNNNNNNNNNNNNNNNNNNNNNNNNNNNNNNNNNNNNNNNNNNNNNNNNNNNNNNNNNNNNNNNNNNNNNNNNNNNNNNNNNNNNNNNNNNNNNNNNNNNNNNNNNNNNNNNNNNNNNNNNNNNNNNNNNNNNNNNNNNNNNNNNNNNNNNNNNNNNNNNNNNNNNNNNNNNNNNNNNNNNNNNNNNNNNNNNNNNNNNNNNNNNNNNNNNNNNNNNNNNNNNNNNNNNNNNNNNNNNNNNNNNNNNNNNNNNNNNNNNNNNNNNNNNNNNNNNNNNNNNNNNNNNNNNNNNNNNNNNNNNNNNNNNNNNNNNNNNNNNNNNNNNNNNNNNNNNNNNNNNNNNNNNNNNNNNNNNNNNNNNNNNNNNNNNNNNNNNNNNNNNNNNNNNNNNNNNNNNNNNNNNNNNNNNNNNNNNNNNNNNNNNNNNNNNNNNNNNNNNNNNNNNNNNNNNNNNNNNNNNNNNNNNNNNNNNNNNNNNNNNNNNNNNNNNNNNNNNNNNNNNNNNNNNNNNNNNNNNNNNNNNNNNNNNNNNNNNNNNNNNNNNNNNNNNNNNNNNNNNNNNNNNNNNNNNNNNNNNNNNNNNNNNNNNNNNNNNNNNNNNNNNNNNNNNNNNNNNNNNNNNNNNNNNNNNNNNNNNNNNNNNNNNNNNNNNNNNNNNNNNNNNNNNNNNNNNNNNNNNNNNNNNNNNNNNNNNNNNNNNNNNNNNNNNNNNNNNNNNNNNNNNNNNNNNNNNNNNNNNNNNNNNNNNNNNNNNNNNNNNNNNNNNNNNNNNNNNNNNNNNNNNNNNNNNNNNNNNNNNNNNNNNNNNNNNNNNNNNNNNNNNNNNNNNNNNNNNNNNNNNNNNNNNNNNNNNNNNNNNNNNNNNNNNNNNNNNNNNNNNNNNNNNNNNNNNNNNNNNNNNNNNNNNNNNNNNNNNNNNNNNNNNNNNNNNNNNNNNNNNNNNNNNNNNNNNNNNNNNNNNNNNNNNNNNNNNNNNNNNNNNNNNNNNNNNNNNNNNNNNNNNNNNNNNNNNNNNNNNNNNNNNNNNNNNNNNNNNNNNNNNNNNNNNNNNNNNNNNNNNNNNNNNNNNNNNNNNNNNNNNNNNNNNNNNNNNNNNNNNNNNNNNNNNNNNNNNNNNNNNNNNNNNNNNNNNNNNNNNNNNNNNNNNNNNNNNNNNNNNNNNNNNNNNNNNNNNNNNNNNNNNNNNNNNNNNNNNNNNNNNNNNNNNNNNNNNNNNNNNNNNNNNNNNNNNNNNNNNNNNNNNNNNNNNNNNNNNNNNNNNNNNNNNNNNNNNNNNNNNNNNNNNNNNNNNNNNNNNNNNNNNNNNNNNNNNNNNNNNNNNNNNNNNNNNNNNNNNNNNNNNNNNNNNNNNNNNNNNNNNNNNNNNNNNNNNNNNNNNNNNNNNNNNNNNNNNNNNNNNNNNNNNNNNNNNNNNNNNNNNNNNNNNNNNNNNNNNNNNNNNNNNNNNNNNNNNNNNNNNNNNNNNNNNNNNNNNNNNNNNNNNNNNNNNNNNNNNNNNNNNNNNNNNNNNNNNNNNNNNNNNNNNNNNNNNNNNNNNNNNNNNNNNNNNNNNNNNNNNNNNNNNNNNNNNNNNNNNNNNNNNNNNNNNNNNNNNNNNNNNNNNNNNNNNNNNNNNNNNNNNNNNNNNNNNNNNNNNNNNNNNNNNNNNNNNNNNNNNNNNNNNNNNNNNNNNNNNNNNNNNNNNNNNNNNNNNNNNNNNNNNNNNNNNNNNNNNNNNNNNNNNNNNNNNNNNNNNNNNNNNNNNNNNNNNNNNNNNNNNNNNNNNNNNNNNNNNNNNNNNNNNNNNNNNNNNNNNNNNNNNNNNNNNNNNNNNNNNNNNNNNNNNNNNNNNNNNNNNNNNNNNNNNNNNNNNNNNNNNNNNNNNNNNNNNNNNNNNNNNNNNNNNNNNNNNNNNNNNNNNNNNNNNNNNNNNNNNNNNNNNNNNNNNNNNNNNNNNNNNNNNNNNNNNNNNNNNNNNNNNNNNNNNNNNNNNNNNNNNNNNNNNNNNNNNNNNNNNNNNNNNNNNNNNNNNNNNNNNNNNNNNNNNNNNNNNNNNNNNNNNNNNNNNNNNNNNNNNNNNNNNNNNNNNNNNNNNNNNNNNNNNNNNNNNNNNNNNNNNNNNNNNNNNNNNNNNNNNNNNNNNNNNNNNNNNNNNNNNNNNNNNNNNNNNNNNNNNNNNNNATTATAGCGTATGGAATGATCCATTCAGGAGTATTATATTCGCCTATATTTGTGCCTGAATTACCACACCAGGCAGCGATTCTATGCACCTTCCGGTCAATGAATTGCCTTTTCACTTCCATTTACAGGAGCCATGGCTGGCGCCGCTGTGAATCTGCGAGGACACCAGTAGGCTTACTGCCATGATGAACATTAAATGTCCACCCACCCCCTGCCCAGACATGGAAGAAAAGGAACAGGTGTTGTGCCAACAGGATGGACCAATCATTGGATGTCCCATACCAGTCCTGCAACTTCAGGTCAGTATGTTAATGTTAGCAAGTGGATTATTTCCCTAGATCCTCACTGAAGAAACATCTTGCTgctcatttgttttgttttcatcctCTATAGGTGTAacttgtat
The genomic region above belongs to Pyxicephalus adspersus chromosome 9, UCB_Pads_2.0, whole genome shotgun sequence and contains:
- the LOC140337870 gene encoding cathepsin D-like (The sequence of the model RefSeq protein was modified relative to this genomic sequence to represent the inferred CDS: added 309 bases not found in genome assembly) translates to MEGSVLAVLLCTLLLPGSAVIRIPLTKFTSIRRTFTQSAGDLKKLIGDEGFNKYYPGFPPQGDPTPETLKNYLDAQYYGEIGIGTPPQIFTVVFDTGSSNLWVPSIHCSLLDIACLLHHKYDSSKSSTYVKNGTDFSIQYGSGSLSGYLSQDTVTIGNLAVKGQLFGEAIKQPGITFIAAKFDGILGMAYPRISVDGVTPVFDSIMQQKLVENNIFSFYLNRDPESQPGGELLLGGTDPKYYTGSFNYLNVTRKAYWEIHMDQLSVGEQLTLCKGGCAAIVDTGTSLITGPKDEVVALQKAIGATPLTQGEYMVQCDQVPSLPVISLTLGGKAYTLTGEQYTLKVTQGSHTICVSGFMGLDIPPPAGPLWILGDVFIGQYYTVFDRANDRVGFAKAK